A segment of the Halovivax limisalsi genome:
GGCGGCAGTCGGACGAGCGTGAGCCAGAATTCCTCGAACGTCTGGACGAGGTCGATAAAATCGTTCGGGCGCACCGGTTTGGTGAGGTAGGCGTTCGAATTGCGCTCGTAGCTCTCGACGACGTCCCGTTCCGATTCGGAACTCGTCAGGATGATTACCGGCAGGCGGTGGAGGTCGTCGTCCGCTCTGATCCGCTCGAGCACGTCGTGTCCGTCGAGCTTCGGGAGGTTGAGGTCGAGCAGCACGAGGTGGGGTCGCGTCGCGTCCTCGTACTCGCCGCGCTGGAATAGAAAGTCGAGCGCCGCCTCGCCGTCGCTGACCACGTGGAGGGTGTTGTTGATGCCGCCTTCCCGGAAGGCTTCTTTCGTGAGGCGCACGTCACCGGGATTATCCTCGACGAGCAAAATCTCGATCGGCTCTCCCTCCCGGTGCTCGGTCATACTCCTCTTTCGGGCAGTCCGCGGCAAAGTGATTTCGATGTACGTCCTGCCGGTGACGGATCCACGGAATCGGCGTCCGAGTCGTAGGCGCGGAGGTTCGGCGGTCGCGCTCTCGCCGCGGGGCTCCCGCGCTCACCGCAGTCAGTCGTCGACCGCCTCGGTCTCCTCCCCGTCCGACTCCCCCGTCGTCTCGTTTGCTTCCTCCCCGTCCGACTCCGATTCGTCGTCCGATCCCGTTCCGTCGTCGCCGTTCTCGGCCCCCTTTTCGCCGCTCTCCCCGTCATCTTCGGTTTCAGCGTCTCCGTCATCGCCGTCATCGTCGTCCATCCCGACGCCGTCGGGGTGCGGTTCGATCGACTCGCCCTCGCCGTCGGGCACGATGCGCCAGACCTCGCCGGTTTCGCCGTCGGTGTAGCGCGCGGTCGTCAGCACGTAGAGTTCGTCGTCGTGGTCGCGGCCGAACGCGAGGACGAACCGGTTGATCCGGTCGTTTTCCGCGTCCGAGACCGACAGTTCCTGGATCTCCCAGAGGTCGTCCCGGCTGCGATCGGCCGTCGCCTCGTACTCCCGGACTGGCGAGGCGAACAGCGATCCGTCGGGCGTCCCGAAGGAGCTGCTCCAGTCGCCGTAGACGTACGTCTCTTGTAGCTCGGTCACGGAATCGCCCTCGTAGACGTAGCCGCCGGTGATCGAGATCCCGAGCGTCTCGCCCTCGACGAGGTGCGGGTACTGGATCACCGGATCGATGAGGGGTTCGCCGCCGCGGACGTCGTCCGGCGTCGCACTCGGACACTCCTCGGGCGGCTCGCCCGGGTTCTCCGTGCTGAAGCACTCGATTCCCTCTTTGACGTTCCAGCCGTAGTTGCCGCCGTTCTCGACGATGTCGACCTCCTCGAAGAGATTCTGGCCGACGTCGGCGACGAAGAATCGCCCTTCGCCGTCGAACGACGCCCGCCACGGGTTGCGAAGGCCCCACGCGAAGTACTCGTCCATCCCCTCGTCGCTGTCGACCAACGGATTGTCGTCGGGGATGCCGTACGGGCGACCGTCGTCACCCTCGGCGTCGACGTCGATCCGGAGGATGCCGCCGAGGAGGTTCTCCGTCGTGTTCTGGCCGTTGCCGCCCTCGTTCGCGTCGTACCAGTCCTCGACGTGGCCGAGTCCGACGTCGTTGGCGTTGCCGCCGTCGCCGAACGGGACGTAGAGGTAGTCGTCCGGGCCGAAGAGCACGGCGCCGGCGTTGTGGTTGAACTGGGGCTCCGGCACCTCGAGCAGGATCTCTTCGGAGTCGGGGTCGCCGGTCTCGTGGTCGTCGCTCGCGGTCGAAAACTCGGCGAGAATGGCGGTGTGGTCGTAGTCCTCCGGCGTGTCGTCGGTCGGCGGCGCGCTGTAGCGGACGAAAAAGCGGCCGTTCTCCCGGAAGTCCGGGTGGAACGCGAGTCCGAGTAGCCCCCGCTCGTCGAACTCGCCGGTCCCGCCGCTGACCTCGACGATCCGGTCGGAGAGATCGAGGAACGGCTCAGCCCTGAGCTGCATCTCCCCCGAGTCCGTTCCGCCCTGACTGGCGCCGTTCCCGGCACCGTCACCCGCTCCGTCGGATTCGTTGTCGTCGGCAACTCCGCCGGTCTCGTTCCCGGCTGCGCCCGCGCCGGTGGATTCGTTTCCGTCCTCGGTGACGTTGCCTTCGTCCGTTCCGTCGCCGGTTTCCGCGTCGGTTCCAGCCTCGCCGTCCGCGGCATCTCCGTCCGCCGTCGCGGGTTCGATCACCCGGATCTGGCCGAGCTGGTCGACGACGTAGAACCGATCCTCCTGTCCGGGGGCGACTTCGAACCCCACGGGTGCGGTGAACCCGCCCGCGACGCGTTCGAGTCCGATGGTCGGCCCCTCGCCGACGATCTCGTCCCGGCTCGGTCCCGTCGACTCGTCTTCGCCGTTCGTTTCGGTCCCGCCCGACTCGTTCTCGTCTTGCGCGATCGCCGGACCGGTCAGGCTCACCGCCGCGCCGGTCGCCGCCGCGGCCTTCATGAACACGCGTCGCGACGAATCCGTCCGCGAGCGTTGTCCGTCGCGCCCGCACGGTGGCCCGTCGGGATCGAATGGTGGATTGGTCATGTCTCTCCGGCGCGGTCGGTGGCGAGATCTGTCTATAAATGGACGCTATCGTTCCACACGAAACTCGGCTCTTCCCGACTCCGTCGAGCGGTAATGGCGTATTCGGACTCGCCCAAGCCGGCTCCAGTCCGCCGCTGCAGTGGTCCCGGAACCGCAAGAGCCGGTCGAACGAGCCCGTATCAGGCGCCTACCGCGAGTAATTCGGTGCTCGTTTCGCACGGGTCGCCGATCGACATCGCGACGGTCGCGTCGGGATGGTGGCGATCCGAGTCCGTGGCACACCCGACCGGCCGGCGGGAGATCACGTGGTAGGGGGAACACGAGGCACCCGGGGCCGGTTGACGAATAGGATGAGACTGACAGTCGTGTACCCAAACTGTTTTGAGTGATTCGCGAGCACCGTTGCGTGTGCGTTCGTTCTATCGTCTCGCCGGATCGGTCGGCCCGCAGTCACCTTCCCGCCGGTCCGCGAGCTGGGGTGTCGGGGGCTACCGACCGGCGGGTCGGGATCGATGACCGATCCCGTCCTCTCGACCGGGGCGCTGGTCGTCTTCGCGCTGATCGCGGTCACGCTGGTCCTGTTCGTCACGGAGGTCATTCCGACCGACGCGACCGCGATCGGCGTGCTGGTCTCGCTGGCCGTCCTGGAGCCGCTGACAGGCGTCTCGGCGGGCGAGGCCATCTCCGGGTTCGCCAGCACGGCGACGATCACCATCGTCGCGATGTACATGCTTAGCGCGGGCATCCAGCGGACGGGACTCGTCCAGCGACTGGGCCTCTCGCTCGCGCGCTTCGCCCGCGGCAGCGAGACGCGGGCGCTCGCGGCCACGATCGCGACCACCGGCCCGCTCGCGGGCTTCGTCAACAACACGCCGATCGTCGCGATCTTCATCCCGATGATCTCCGAACTCGCGGCGAAGACGGGAATCTCGGCCTCGAAGCTCTTACTGCCGCTCTCCTACGCGGCCATCCTCGGCGGCACGCTGACGCTCATCGGGACGTCGACGAACCTGCTCGCGAGCGAGTTCGCCGTGGAGCTCGTCGGCCGCGACGCGATCGGATTGTTCGAGTTCAGCGCGCTCGGGGTCGTGATCCTCGCGGTCGGGCTCGCCTACCTCATGACCGTCGGCCGCTGGCTGACGCCGGAGCGCGCCCCCGTCGAGGGCGACCTCGTCGACGAGTTCGACCTCGAGGACCACCTCTCACAGGTCCGGGTGCGACCGGACGCCGACGCGGTCGGCTCGACCGTCGGCGACCTCGAATCGCGATCGGACGCGAAGATCCGAATCCTCCAGTTGCGACGCGACGACGGTCGAGCGCTGGCGTACGACGAGGACGGGACTGGCGACCACTCGACGGCGACGGCGGCGGCCGGCGAGTCGCCGGTCGAGAGCGCCGCGACGCCGTCCGAGGAGGAAGCCGTCGCCACTGCGGATCCGCCGGCGGCCCCCTCGGACCACCCGGCGGGCACGACCGGCGCGGCCGAATCCGTCACCGACTCGTCGCCGGATTCGGCGGACGGGGTGGCCGCCGGGGACGCCTCGTTCGCGTCGGTCAGCCCGGACACGCGGATCGAGGCGGACGACGTCCTGACCGTTCACGGGACGTTGCAGGCGGTCAATCGCTTCGTCGGCGATCAGGGACTCTCGCAACTGGTCCGCCGGTCCGTCACTGACGAAACGTTCGAAGCCGCCGCGAGCGACGACGTGCTCGCGAAGGCCGTCGTCCCGCCGGAGTCGTCCTTCGCCGGTGAGAAACTGGCCGACTCGCACCTCCGGGAGGTCTACCGGACGACGGTGCTGGCGATCCGTCGCGACGGCGAGTTGCTTCGCACCGACCTCGGGGAGACGCGACTCGAGCCCGGCGATCTCCTGTTGCTCCAGACCGTCCCCGAGACCGTCGAGTACTTCGGCGACGGGACGGACCTGGTCGTCGTCGACGAGGACGCGCTCGATCGACTGCTCGCGGACGAGCCGGCCGAACGCGCGCCGCTCTCGCCGAAGACCCCGATCGCGCTGGGGATCATGGCTGGCGTGATCGGGGCGGCCGCGCTCGGCGTCCTCCCGATCGTGATCTCGGCGCTGGCCGGCGTCTTCTGCATGGTCCTCACGGGCTGTCTCTCGACGAGCGACGCCTACGACGCGGTCTCGTGGAACGTGGTGTTCCTCCTCGCGGGCGTCCTGCCGCTGGGGATCGCGCTCGAGGCGACGGGCGGATCGGCGGTCATCGCGGGCGCGCTGGGGGCGACGGACCCGTACCTCTCGCACGCGGGTATCCTGTTCCTGTGTTACCTCGTGACCGGGGTGCTCGCGAACGTGATCACGCCCGTCGCGACGATCGTGTTGATGACGCCGATCGCCGTCGATACCGCGACGAGCCTCGGCGCCGCGCCGTTTTCGTTCCTGCTCGCGGTGATGTTCGCCGCGGCGACCTCGTTCTCGACGCCGGTCGGCTACCAGACCAACCTCATGGTCTACGGGCCGGGCCGGTACGAGTTCACCGACTTCCTCCGGGTCGGCGGCCCGCTGCAACTGCTGCTCTCCGTGGTCACGTCGATCGGGATCGTGGCAATCTGGGGCGTCTGACTCCCTGCTGCGATTCTGCCTCACCGAACGGACCGTCCCCGTTCGTCGAACCGAACCGCTCGTCGCCGCTCCGTCGGGCGGTTACACGACCCCCGGGATTTTTATCGCGATTCGTGCTACCACGTGCCATCATGTCGGAGCGTCCGGCGGACACACCACCGCTGATGCAACGGCTGTACGACAGAATCTGGCTCATCGCGCTCGTGGCCGTCCTCGTCTGGGCGACCACGTACGTGCTGTGGGGATACGTGGACATTCTCGCGATTCCGGCGGGGTGATCCGATGACGTCACCGCTCGAATCCCCGGACGGAAACTGGTGGAACCAACCGATCAACCGCCGCGAGGGTATCTGGCTGGGACTGGCCGGGATCTGGTCGGTCGGCATCTTCGCCTGGATGAGCGGCTTCACCCGCTTCGGCGAGCAGAACCCGATCGGCCCGACCTACGAGGTCGAGACCGAGGAGTACCTGCAGACGGTTCAGGACTACCAGGACGAGGCCGAAGACACCGACGAGGGACTCGTTCCGCCCGGCACCGACGTCTACATCGCGGGAATGCGCTTCAGCTGGCTGGGAACGCCGGTCGTCCTCGAGACCGGGACGGAGTACGACTTCCACCTCAGCTCGATCGACGTCCAGCACGGCTTCTCGCTCCGGCCGGAGCACGCGCTGAGCAAGCAGATGAACTTCCAGGTGTTGCCGGGCTACGAGTGGGTCCTGCCGATGGAGTTCGACGAACCCGGCGAGTACCACATCATCTGCAACGAGTTCTGCGGTGAGGGCCACCGAACGATGCACGGTCGGATCGTCGTTCAGGAGGGCGAGTGAGATGGCCCACAGGTACGACGTCCTCGGACTCTTCGACAACGACTACGACGAGGAGGGCTTTCGCCGGTGTTCGGTGACGGGCCTGGACATCCATCACACCGCGGAAAACATGGTGAAGCTGTTCGGCCTGACGGCCGTCGTCGCGATGATCGTCGGCGGCATCTTCGCCTTCTTCGTCGCGATGACGCGCTGGGAACTCGTCGGCCTGCTCGGGCCCGAGAGCTACTACAAGCACCTCTCGATGCACGCCTGGAACCTGCTCATCTTCTGGATGGTCTTCCTGGAGATCGCCATCCTGTACGTGGGCGGGCCGATGGTGCTCGGCCGGCGGTTGTCGTGGTCGCCAGTCGCCCTGCTCGGCTGGGTGGTGATGGTCGTCGGGGCGGTGCTGGTCAACGCCGGCATCTGGCTGACCTCGCTGCCGGACGAAGCGCCGCTGTTGACGGCGTACGTGCCGCTGACCGCCCACACCTGGTTCTACGTCGGCGCCGTCACGTTCATCCTCGGGGCGATCGTCGCCGCGCTCCCCTTCTTCGTGACCATCTGGAAGGAAAAGCGCGGCGAGCCCTGGAAGACGCTGCCGCTCGTGACCTTCGGCGCGTTCGCGACGTCGATCATCGCCTTCGAGGCGCTGCTGGGCGGTCTCATCACGTTCGCCGTCACCCTGCTCTGGCGGGTCGAGCTCATCGCGTGGATGGACGCCGCGTGGTACCGCCACATGTACTGGACCATCGGACACAGCACCCAGCAGATCAACCTCGCGGCGATGGTGACCGTCTGGTACTTCCTCACCCACGTCGTCGGCGGCGCGGAGGTCGTCAGCGAGAAGGTCTCGCGCACCGCCTTCATCCTCTACATCCTCTTCATCAACCTCGGGGCCGCCCACCACATCCTGTCCGATCCGGTCGTCTCGACCGGCTGGCGCGTCTGGAACGCCTCCTACGCGCTGTACGGCGCGGCCTTCGCCAGCATGATTCACGCCTTCGCGATCCCGGCGGGGATCGAGGCGGGCCGACGCAAGCGCGGGCAGGGGCGCGGTCTCTTCGGCTGGCTCACCTCGGCGCCGTGGACGAATCCGGTCTTCTCCGCGACGATCTTCAGCATCATCCTCTTCGGCTTCGTCGGCGGCATCACCGGCGTCGTCATGGGCCAGCTCCAGGTCAACATGACCTGGCACAACACGTTCGCGACGGTCGGACACTTCCACGCGACGGTGGCGCTCGGGACGACCCTCGCGTTCATGGGACTGATCTACTTCGTCGTCCGGACGATGTTCATGCGCCGGCTCGCGCTCGGCCGGCTCGCGACCCTCCAGCCGTACCTCTACGCCGGCGGGATGGGCATCGCCACCATGATGATGCTGTACGCCGGCCTCCTCTACGGCGTGCCCCGGCGCACGGTCGAGGTGGTGCGGAACATTCCGGGCGCGAACTTCGACCTCGCGGCCGCGGCGCCGCTCATGACCATCTTCGGGATCTTCGCCCTGGTTGCGATCGTCGCTGGGGCCGCGTTCGTCCTGATCGCCGTCGTCTCGATCCTCTTCGGCGAGCGCGTCGTCGACGGCCCGGACGGCACCGGCCTGGTCCTCGAAGGCGGGCCGCGACTCGCCGACGGCGGCGGCCCGGTGGTCGACGAGGACGATCCGGTCCACGCCTACGAGATGCGGGGCACGTTCGTCATCGTGCTGATCTTCTTCGTCATGTTCGTCGTGGCGTACGCGGCGAACTGGTACCTGCTGTCGGAACTGTGGTCCGTGGGGCTCTGACCCGCTCTACTCATGGCTGAAGACGACGTCCCTCCGTCGGAGCCGGCACCGCACCCTGTCGCGTGGATCCGCCGGACCCTCCGATCCGGCTGGAACGACTTCCGGAGCGTCTACTACGCGAACACGCTCATCTGGCGCGTCTTCAAGAGCGGCGCGCTGATCTTTCTCGGGCTGTTCTGCTGGGCGGGCGCGAACCTCCTGCTGTCCTACCGGCCCGACTGGGCGATACTGTACTACGTGCTGGCCTACGGCTTTCTGCTGCTGTTCTGGGGCCCGTTCACCCACTTCGTCGTCGTCCCATTCGTGATCCGGATCCGGCGAGGCGGCCCCGATAGCCGGATCGAGCGGTTCCTCTCGCGTCACGGCTCGAAGGCGAACCTGTCGATCTTCTTCGCCCTCGTCCTGATTCTCGGGACGTACCCGATCGGACCCATGGTCTTCGAGTTCCAGCTCCCCTCCGGCGGCGGTGGCGAGAGCGTGACCGCGCAACTGCAGTGTACGAAATCGGCCGAGACCGTCCACTGTCACCTCTCCGACTC
Coding sequences within it:
- a CDS encoding response regulator, which translates into the protein MTEHREGEPIEILLVEDNPGDVRLTKEAFREGGINNTLHVVSDGEAALDFLFQRGEYEDATRPHLVLLDLNLPKLDGHDVLERIRADDDLHRLPVIILTSSESERDVVESYERNSNAYLTKPVRPNDFIDLVQTFEEFWLTLVRLPPRPE
- a CDS encoding PQQ-dependent sugar dehydrogenase: MTNPPFDPDGPPCGRDGQRSRTDSSRRVFMKAAAATGAAVSLTGPAIAQDENESGGTETNGEDESTGPSRDEIVGEGPTIGLERVAGGFTAPVGFEVAPGQEDRFYVVDQLGQIRVIEPATADGDAADGEAGTDAETGDGTDEGNVTEDGNESTGAGAAGNETGGVADDNESDGAGDGAGNGASQGGTDSGEMQLRAEPFLDLSDRIVEVSGGTGEFDERGLLGLAFHPDFRENGRFFVRYSAPPTDDTPEDYDHTAILAEFSTASDDHETGDPDSEEILLEVPEPQFNHNAGAVLFGPDDYLYVPFGDGGNANDVGLGHVEDWYDANEGGNGQNTTENLLGGILRIDVDAEGDDGRPYGIPDDNPLVDSDEGMDEYFAWGLRNPWRASFDGEGRFFVADVGQNLFEEVDIVENGGNYGWNVKEGIECFSTENPGEPPEECPSATPDDVRGGEPLIDPVIQYPHLVEGETLGISITGGYVYEGDSVTELQETYVYGDWSSSFGTPDGSLFASPVREYEATADRSRDDLWEIQELSVSDAENDRINRFVLAFGRDHDDELYVLTTARYTDGETGEVWRIVPDGEGESIEPHPDGVGMDDDDGDDGDAETEDDGESGEKGAENGDDGTGSDDESESDGEEANETTGESDGEETEAVDD
- a CDS encoding SLC13 family permease, which gives rise to MTDPVLSTGALVVFALIAVTLVLFVTEVIPTDATAIGVLVSLAVLEPLTGVSAGEAISGFASTATITIVAMYMLSAGIQRTGLVQRLGLSLARFARGSETRALAATIATTGPLAGFVNNTPIVAIFIPMISELAAKTGISASKLLLPLSYAAILGGTLTLIGTSTNLLASEFAVELVGRDAIGLFEFSALGVVILAVGLAYLMTVGRWLTPERAPVEGDLVDEFDLEDHLSQVRVRPDADAVGSTVGDLESRSDAKIRILQLRRDDGRALAYDEDGTGDHSTATAAAGESPVESAATPSEEEAVATADPPAAPSDHPAGTTGAAESVTDSSPDSADGVAAGDASFASVSPDTRIEADDVLTVHGTLQAVNRFVGDQGLSQLVRRSVTDETFEAAASDDVLAKAVVPPESSFAGEKLADSHLREVYRTTVLAIRRDGELLRTDLGETRLEPGDLLLLQTVPETVEYFGDGTDLVVVDEDALDRLLADEPAERAPLSPKTPIALGIMAGVIGAAALGVLPIVISALAGVFCMVLTGCLSTSDAYDAVSWNVVFLLAGVLPLGIALEATGGSAVIAGALGATDPYLSHAGILFLCYLVTGVLANVITPVATIVLMTPIAVDTATSLGAAPFSFLLAVMFAAATSFSTPVGYQTNLMVYGPGRYEFTDFLRVGGPLQLLLSVVTSIGIVAIWGV
- a CDS encoding cytochrome C oxidase subunit II, with the translated sequence MTSPLESPDGNWWNQPINRREGIWLGLAGIWSVGIFAWMSGFTRFGEQNPIGPTYEVETEEYLQTVQDYQDEAEDTDEGLVPPGTDVYIAGMRFSWLGTPVVLETGTEYDFHLSSIDVQHGFSLRPEHALSKQMNFQVLPGYEWVLPMEFDEPGEYHIICNEFCGEGHRTMHGRIVVQEGE
- a CDS encoding cytochrome c oxidase subunit I, producing MAHRYDVLGLFDNDYDEEGFRRCSVTGLDIHHTAENMVKLFGLTAVVAMIVGGIFAFFVAMTRWELVGLLGPESYYKHLSMHAWNLLIFWMVFLEIAILYVGGPMVLGRRLSWSPVALLGWVVMVVGAVLVNAGIWLTSLPDEAPLLTAYVPLTAHTWFYVGAVTFILGAIVAALPFFVTIWKEKRGEPWKTLPLVTFGAFATSIIAFEALLGGLITFAVTLLWRVELIAWMDAAWYRHMYWTIGHSTQQINLAAMVTVWYFLTHVVGGAEVVSEKVSRTAFILYILFINLGAAHHILSDPVVSTGWRVWNASYALYGAAFASMIHAFAIPAGIEAGRRKRGQGRGLFGWLTSAPWTNPVFSATIFSIILFGFVGGITGVVMGQLQVNMTWHNTFATVGHFHATVALGTTLAFMGLIYFVVRTMFMRRLALGRLATLQPYLYAGGMGIATMMMLYAGLLYGVPRRTVEVVRNIPGANFDLAAAAPLMTIFGIFALVAIVAGAAFVLIAVVSILFGERVVDGPDGTGLVLEGGPRLADGGGPVVDEDDPVHAYEMRGTFVIVLIFFVMFVVAYAANWYLLSELWSVGL